One window from the genome of Parasegetibacter sp. NRK P23 encodes:
- a CDS encoding LD-carboxypeptidase, producing MMEQCKAPAPLQPGDTIGMVCPAGFMDLSRMEDCFRALERWGLKVKKGRTLESSSDNYFSGTDEERLSDLQEMLDDPSVNAMLFGRGGYGTSRILDQIDFSSFLRHPKWIVGFSDITALHCHLQQQFNIASIHGPMAAAFIGEGASSDSVHTLRNALFRKGYDYAVAPNGLNREGVAEGVLIGGNLALLAHLVGTPSDPDYTGKILFIEDIGEYLYSIDRMLIQLQRAGKLQGLAGMIVGGFTDMKDTTRPFGQTIKALIQEKLEGYTFPVCYDFPVSHGEHNYALKCGLWHRLEVREKEVNLVTAG from the coding sequence ATGATGGAACAATGTAAAGCGCCCGCCCCTTTGCAACCTGGCGATACCATTGGTATGGTTTGTCCCGCAGGATTTATGGACCTGTCACGTATGGAAGATTGCTTCCGCGCTTTGGAACGCTGGGGCCTGAAAGTGAAAAAAGGAAGAACGCTGGAAAGCAGTTCCGACAACTATTTTTCCGGAACCGATGAAGAACGGCTTTCTGACCTGCAGGAGATGCTGGATGATCCCTCGGTTAACGCGATGCTCTTTGGAAGAGGCGGCTACGGCACCAGCCGGATACTGGATCAGATAGATTTCAGTTCCTTCCTGCGGCATCCAAAATGGATCGTGGGTTTCAGTGATATCACCGCCTTGCATTGCCACCTGCAACAGCAATTCAACATAGCGTCCATTCATGGCCCCATGGCCGCCGCATTCATAGGAGAAGGCGCGTCATCCGACTCCGTGCATACCCTGCGAAACGCCCTTTTCCGGAAAGGGTACGATTACGCCGTTGCGCCGAATGGGCTTAACCGGGAAGGGGTGGCCGAAGGCGTTCTTATCGGCGGAAACCTCGCACTGCTGGCGCACCTCGTGGGCACTCCTTCCGACCCGGATTATACCGGGAAGATACTTTTTATAGAAGATATCGGGGAATACCTTTACAGCATTGACCGTATGCTGATTCAACTGCAACGTGCCGGTAAACTACAAGGACTTGCCGGAATGATCGTTGGGGGATTTACGGACATGAAAGATACTACGCGTCCATTCGGACAAACCATCAAAGCGTTAATCCAGGAAAAACTGGAGGGCTATACCTTCCCTGTTTGTTATGATTTCCCCGTGAGTCATGGTGAACATAACTATGCATTGAAATGCGGACTATGGCACCGCCTGGAAGTGCGGGAAAAGGAAGTAAATCTGGTTACAGCAGGATAG
- a CDS encoding trimeric intracellular cation channel family protein has product MQVPYYIDLLGTFVFALSGALAAYGKLLYRDLFGISFTAFITAIGGGTLRDITLGVHPLAWVADGNYLIVIFLGVLTAVSFRKTLLRLRKTLFLFDSIGIGLYTILGVQKSLSFGVHPLAAIILGMFSAVFGGVIRDTLVNEIPLIFRKEIYATACLAGAIVFVVMNRFGISANISSITGILVIIAIRIVSVQYRISLPRIED; this is encoded by the coding sequence ATGCAAGTACCGTATTATATCGATCTGCTTGGAACATTTGTCTTTGCACTCTCGGGTGCACTGGCGGCGTATGGTAAATTATTGTACCGTGATCTTTTCGGGATATCTTTTACCGCCTTCATCACAGCGATCGGCGGCGGTACATTAAGAGACATCACCCTCGGGGTGCACCCGCTTGCCTGGGTGGCCGACGGCAATTACCTGATCGTGATCTTCCTGGGTGTACTCACCGCGGTTTCCTTCCGGAAAACACTGTTGCGACTCCGCAAAACCTTGTTCCTGTTCGATTCCATCGGTATCGGACTGTACACCATCCTCGGCGTTCAGAAATCACTCAGTTTCGGCGTACATCCTTTGGCGGCAATCATACTGGGCATGTTCTCCGCCGTATTCGGCGGGGTGATCCGGGATACCCTGGTGAACGAAATCCCCCTCATCTTCCGGAAAGAAATATACGCCACTGCGTGTCTTGCGGGCGCGATCGTATTTGTAGTGATGAACCGGTTCGGCATCAGTGCCAACATCAGTTCCATCACCGGTATCCTGGTGATTATCGCCATCCGTATCGTTTCCGTTCAATACCGCATCTCCCTTCCAAGGATTGAAGACTAG
- a CDS encoding DUF3857 domain-containing protein, with protein MKKFIGSLTLLFSVLSLCAQSSKEEYKKRSEEVRNEVWNWDIKAFKATKVPDSAKKFSYVVIARHNEVEASARNKVHYYGISMAVSKEKTIVRTFRERVKIQDKAALESYSSINYTAYEGKKSSFEKSDVISFVGVRIIKPDGSMKEVDADETVFTVDEKKNREAKLAIPGLEIGDILDYYIQLYKRANDVASARTLPLAYVLADEVPVLHYSLHGIVSKKFALEHISVNGAPKLKVSDLEDDWEFSASVADVNAHPTGLWFSSYRQLPIIRLHLIPGVGGLMKNSVTRTPRQKPGNLNDKVDREELYKEIAADVTNMATQKAMGAFTMLYTNVNGLLRSYQKKNGKIPDDSLAAHIFYAMRYVLFYDDEDKKEIRPVDPSANARSINENYCLLVYSELLKMFGLQPEVYAFTSKYGPREEDIFLSSDLTIMIKPYRSSDQLYSMETLFTNAGAVPYHYENQEAPGLSTRVVWKNYQKQAMGTGKVTVPFEKAINNHHLEHLQLSFPDNDLSQVNVKRNTVLTGHFRAPMQQELLLYEDFCNEERAAFGLEKNFVEDLESNRKTKALAEEYKLAMKKARAGMKEVFTQEINDQFGVKPVAVTQWKVKQSGIRHTQPEFIYDTEFKLDNITKRAGENYLIDLGALVGGQLDIKDEQRNRKDDVYMPYARSFMHVVELEIPKGYTVEGLDNIQTTVNNATGWFSAKGNIEGNKLILKIEKGYRKSFLKAEEWPALLEMMDKAVAFKDQKLLLKKI; from the coding sequence ATGAAAAAGTTTATTGGATCACTGACCCTTCTGTTTTCCGTTTTATCCCTATGCGCACAAAGCTCAAAAGAGGAGTACAAAAAACGTTCGGAGGAAGTTCGTAATGAAGTATGGAACTGGGACATCAAAGCTTTTAAAGCAACAAAAGTGCCCGATAGCGCTAAGAAGTTTTCTTATGTGGTGATCGCGCGCCACAATGAAGTGGAAGCCAGTGCCCGGAATAAGGTCCACTACTATGGCATCTCCATGGCCGTTTCAAAAGAGAAAACAATCGTCCGTACATTCAGGGAACGGGTTAAAATACAGGACAAGGCTGCGTTGGAGAGTTATTCCTCCATCAACTATACCGCATATGAAGGCAAAAAATCAAGCTTTGAAAAAAGTGATGTGATCTCTTTTGTGGGGGTGCGCATCATCAAACCGGATGGGTCCATGAAGGAAGTGGATGCCGATGAAACGGTATTCACAGTGGATGAAAAAAAGAACCGCGAAGCAAAACTGGCTATTCCCGGACTTGAAATTGGCGATATACTGGATTATTATATTCAGTTGTACAAACGCGCCAATGATGTTGCCAGTGCAAGAACGCTTCCGCTGGCTTATGTGCTGGCCGACGAGGTGCCCGTGCTGCATTACTCCCTGCATGGCATCGTCAGCAAAAAGTTCGCGCTGGAGCACATCAGTGTGAATGGCGCGCCTAAATTGAAGGTATCGGATTTGGAAGACGACTGGGAGTTTTCCGCCAGTGTCGCCGATGTGAATGCCCACCCCACAGGGCTTTGGTTTTCCAGTTACAGGCAATTGCCTATCATAAGATTGCACCTGATTCCTGGTGTCGGTGGACTGATGAAAAATTCCGTAACAAGAACGCCGCGCCAAAAACCAGGGAACTTAAATGATAAAGTGGACCGGGAGGAACTGTACAAAGAGATTGCAGCGGACGTGACCAATATGGCCACACAAAAAGCGATGGGCGCCTTCACGATGCTTTACACCAATGTGAACGGGTTACTCAGGTCTTATCAGAAAAAGAATGGAAAAATTCCTGACGACAGCCTTGCCGCTCATATCTTCTACGCCATGCGTTACGTATTGTTTTATGACGATGAGGACAAAAAGGAAATACGCCCTGTGGACCCTTCAGCGAATGCCCGTTCTATCAATGAAAACTATTGTCTGCTGGTATATAGTGAGTTGTTGAAGATGTTCGGTCTGCAACCCGAAGTGTATGCCTTTACGTCCAAATATGGTCCGAGGGAAGAAGATATTTTCCTGTCTTCCGACCTCACTATAATGATCAAACCTTACAGGAGCAGCGACCAGTTGTACTCCATGGAAACCCTGTTTACCAACGCGGGTGCGGTGCCTTACCATTATGAGAACCAGGAAGCGCCTGGCCTCAGTACCAGGGTAGTATGGAAGAATTACCAGAAACAGGCCATGGGTACCGGAAAGGTGACGGTCCCCTTCGAAAAAGCGATCAACAATCATCACCTGGAGCATCTTCAGTTGAGTTTCCCCGACAATGATCTGTCACAGGTGAACGTAAAAAGAAACACCGTACTTACCGGGCATTTCAGAGCGCCGATGCAACAAGAGCTGCTTTTGTATGAGGATTTTTGCAACGAAGAAAGAGCCGCCTTTGGTCTGGAAAAGAACTTCGTGGAGGACCTGGAGTCCAACCGCAAAACAAAAGCGTTGGCCGAAGAATACAAATTGGCCATGAAGAAAGCCAGAGCGGGGATGAAGGAAGTTTTTACGCAGGAAATCAACGACCAGTTTGGTGTGAAACCTGTTGCCGTTACCCAATGGAAAGTGAAGCAATCGGGAATTCGCCATACGCAACCCGAATTCATTTATGATACGGAATTCAAACTGGATAACATTACAAAACGTGCAGGAGAAAACTACCTGATCGACCTGGGCGCATTGGTGGGCGGACAACTGGACATCAAAGATGAGCAACGCAACCGCAAAGATGATGTTTATATGCCCTACGCGCGTTCTTTTATGCATGTGGTGGAACTGGAGATTCCAAAAGGGTACACTGTGGAAGGGCTTGATAACATACAAACCACGGTGAATAATGCCACGGGTTGGTTCAGTGCTAAGGGAAATATAGAAGGAAACAAGCTGATCCTTAAAATAGAAAAAGGGTATCGGAAATCTTTCCTGAAAGCCGAAGAATGGCCGGCGTTGCTGGAAATGATGGACAAAGCCGTAGCCTTCAAAGATCAGAAGTTACTGCTCAAAAAAATTTAG
- a CDS encoding TIGR00266 family protein, giving the protein MRTNHEIDYRIYGEEMQYVEVELDPQETAVAEAGSFMMMDDGIQMQTIFGDGSQQQGSGILGKLMSAGKRLLTGESLFMTAFTNASYGKKKVSFASPYPGKIIPLDLFELGGKVICQKDAFLCAAKGVSVGIEFQRKLGTGIFGGEGFIMQKLEGDGMSFVHAGGHVLVRELQPGEMLKIDTGCLVAYTQTIDYDIQFVGGIRNSIFGGEGLFFATLRGPGKVWIQTLPISRLASRIISYGTVNRKEEGSILGRMGNMLDGDGW; this is encoded by the coding sequence ATGCGCACGAATCACGAAATAGACTATAGGATTTACGGGGAAGAAATGCAGTATGTGGAAGTGGAGCTGGATCCCCAGGAAACTGCTGTGGCGGAAGCCGGAAGTTTTATGATGATGGACGATGGCATCCAGATGCAGACCATCTTTGGCGATGGTTCCCAGCAGCAGGGAAGCGGCATCCTCGGTAAACTGATGTCTGCGGGAAAACGCCTGCTCACCGGTGAAAGTTTGTTCATGACCGCCTTCACCAATGCCAGTTACGGGAAAAAGAAAGTAAGTTTCGCTTCGCCTTATCCCGGGAAGATCATTCCGCTCGACCTGTTTGAACTGGGTGGAAAAGTGATCTGTCAGAAAGATGCTTTCCTTTGTGCCGCCAAAGGCGTTAGTGTTGGCATTGAATTCCAGCGCAAACTCGGTACCGGTATTTTTGGCGGCGAAGGATTCATCATGCAGAAGCTGGAAGGAGATGGCATGTCGTTCGTACATGCGGGCGGACACGTTTTGGTAAGGGAACTCCAGCCCGGCGAAATGCTGAAAATAGATACAGGCTGCCTGGTGGCGTACACCCAAACCATCGACTATGATATCCAGTTTGTAGGCGGCATCCGCAATTCTATTTTTGGAGGAGAGGGCTTGTTCTTTGCGACATTGCGCGGTCCAGGAAAGGTGTGGATACAAACATTGCCGATCAGTCGTTTGGCAAGTAGAATTATCTCTTACGGAACGGTGAACAGGAAGGAAGAAGGCAGTATCCTCGGCAGAATGGGGAACATGCTGGATGGAGATGGATGGTAG
- the bshA gene encoding N-acetyl-alpha-D-glucosaminyl L-malate synthase BshA, with amino-acid sequence MRIGIVCYPTFGGSGVLATELGKALADKGHQVHFITYQQPVRLIEFNANIFYHEVRVPTYPLFDFPPYETALASTMVDVITNNSIDLLHVHYAIPHASAAFMAKQILLKSGKNIPVITTLHGTDITLVGRDKTYAPVVTFSINESDAITAVSQNLRDETYRSFKIEKEIDVIHNFVDVSRFSKKPIDAFRKVIAPNGEKIILHASNFRKIKRVQDVVAIFAKIREKVPSKLLFVGDGPERPMAENMCRELNLCDDMRFVGRQEQIEEILAISDLFLLTSEYESFGLAALEAMATRVPVISTNAGGLPEINIHGKTGFLSNIGNVEEMSGFAIELLSNEEMLEQFRQNARGQAEQFDIGNIVPQYERLYNRFVKCLP; translated from the coding sequence ATGCGCATAGGAATAGTTTGTTACCCCACTTTTGGTGGGAGCGGCGTACTGGCAACGGAATTAGGAAAGGCTTTGGCGGATAAGGGACACCAGGTTCATTTCATCACTTACCAGCAACCGGTCAGGCTTATAGAATTCAACGCAAATATATTTTACCACGAAGTTCGGGTACCCACGTATCCGTTGTTCGATTTCCCTCCTTATGAAACGGCACTGGCCAGCACGATGGTGGATGTGATCACGAACAACAGCATAGACCTGCTGCACGTGCATTATGCCATTCCCCACGCATCCGCGGCTTTTATGGCGAAACAGATTCTGCTGAAAAGCGGCAAGAATATTCCCGTGATTACCACGCTGCATGGAACCGATATTACGCTGGTGGGCAGGGACAAAACCTATGCGCCCGTGGTGACTTTTTCCATCAACGAGAGCGATGCCATCACGGCGGTATCTCAGAATCTCCGGGACGAAACCTACCGTTCCTTCAAAATTGAAAAGGAGATAGATGTGATCCACAACTTCGTGGACGTGAGCCGCTTTTCCAAAAAGCCGATCGATGCTTTCCGGAAAGTGATCGCGCCGAACGGCGAAAAGATCATCCTGCACGCCTCCAACTTCAGGAAGATCAAACGTGTTCAGGATGTGGTGGCCATTTTCGCGAAGATCAGGGAGAAAGTGCCCAGCAAATTACTTTTCGTTGGCGACGGCCCTGAGCGCCCCATGGCAGAGAACATGTGCCGCGAACTAAACCTTTGTGATGATATGCGGTTCGTGGGAAGGCAGGAACAGATTGAAGAGATCCTGGCTATTTCCGACCTTTTCCTCCTTACTTCCGAGTATGAAAGTTTTGGTTTGGCGGCATTGGAAGCCATGGCCACAAGAGTGCCTGTGATCTCCACGAATGCCGGAGGCCTGCCGGAAATCAATATCCATGGCAAAACGGGCTTCCTCAGCAACATCGGTAATGTGGAAGAAATGAGCGGCTTCGCCATCGAGCTACTCAGCAACGAAGAAATGCTGGAGCAATTCAGACAGAATGCGCGTGGACAGGCGGAACAATTCGATATCGGTAATATCGTTCCACAATACGAACGGTTGTACAACCGCTTCGTGAAATGTTTACCCTAA
- a CDS encoding Uma2 family endonuclease produces MNEFFEPVLALKDGVALHEEDGIVHKSVTYCTEEEYLHFDQSCVHKHEYFNGCLVQMPGASYEHNSVVVNLIWYLQSLLRETNFITMPSDIKVAAPDMRTFFYPDVSIIKDAPVFRKGDFDVVLNPVVVIEVLSKGSKERDFILKFEKYSQIPSLNEYIVVDSNSCYVRVAKRPETGDWRFGDAIIDINGSFHIAAIDKEIPLNEVYRRVVFKKRRKRPGL; encoded by the coding sequence ATGAACGAGTTTTTTGAACCCGTGCTGGCGCTGAAAGATGGCGTTGCCCTGCACGAAGAGGATGGCATCGTACACAAATCCGTAACGTACTGTACGGAGGAAGAGTACCTTCATTTCGACCAATCTTGTGTCCACAAACATGAGTATTTTAACGGGTGCCTGGTACAGATGCCTGGCGCTTCTTACGAACACAATTCCGTAGTCGTAAACTTGATCTGGTACCTGCAAAGCCTTTTAAGGGAAACCAATTTTATCACCATGCCTTCCGACATTAAAGTAGCGGCGCCGGATATGCGCACTTTCTTTTACCCCGACGTGAGCATCATCAAAGATGCACCCGTTTTCAGGAAGGGTGATTTCGATGTGGTACTGAACCCCGTGGTTGTGATTGAAGTATTGTCTAAAGGCAGTAAGGAACGCGATTTCATTCTGAAGTTTGAAAAATACAGTCAGATTCCATCGCTGAACGAATACATTGTGGTGGATTCAAATTCCTGTTATGTACGGGTGGCCAAACGGCCGGAAACAGGAGATTGGCGCTTCGGCGATGCGATTATCGATATCAATGGGTCTTTCCACATTGCCGCCATCGATAAAGAAATTCCGCTCAATGAAGTGTACCGGAGGGTGGTATTTAAGAAACGGAGAAAAAGACCAGGCCTCTGA
- a CDS encoding polysaccharide deacetylase family protein: MDHPDEGLKGSRFPYLILLLLVYGAFSCKQPLRKMAGFSEQAVDSLQASVPDGTLLPTDTPDHRKVIYLSFDDGPNNGTRVVHNILRQEQVPATFFLIGIHAFGSPFQHKMLEELKQDPSLLLCNHSFTHGFRNKYELYYNHPDSVVKDFRRNADSLHFSNNIARTPSSNIWRLPKVYGDYYKRRKPAADSLSNAGFQLVGWDWEWSYNSKFELKQTADELFNEISGLFKQNGTKIKDHLVLLAHDHTFTDATDSTRLISFIQKVKASGEYRIALLNHYPGLEN; this comes from the coding sequence ATGGACCACCCCGATGAAGGGCTGAAAGGCAGTCGCTTCCCCTATCTTATCCTCCTGCTCCTCGTGTACGGAGCATTTTCCTGTAAACAACCGCTCCGCAAAATGGCCGGGTTCTCCGAACAGGCTGTAGATTCCCTTCAGGCCTCCGTTCCCGATGGAACTTTGTTGCCAACAGATACACCCGACCACCGAAAAGTGATTTACCTGAGTTTTGATGATGGTCCCAACAACGGCACGCGTGTGGTCCACAACATCCTTCGGCAGGAGCAGGTTCCCGCTACCTTTTTCCTGATCGGCATACATGCTTTTGGAAGTCCTTTTCAGCATAAAATGCTGGAAGAGTTGAAACAGGATCCATCTTTGCTACTTTGTAACCACAGCTTTACCCATGGCTTCAGGAACAAATATGAACTGTATTACAACCACCCGGATTCCGTAGTGAAAGATTTCAGGCGGAATGCGGACAGCCTTCATTTTTCCAACAACATCGCCCGGACCCCCAGCAGCAATATCTGGCGGCTTCCGAAAGTTTACGGCGACTATTACAAAAGAAGAAAACCGGCCGCCGATTCCCTCTCCAACGCCGGCTTCCAACTCGTGGGCTGGGATTGGGAATGGAGCTACAACAGCAAATTCGAGTTAAAGCAAACCGCAGACGAACTCTTTAACGAGATCAGCGGTCTTTTTAAACAGAACGGCACGAAAATAAAGGACCATCTTGTGCTGCTCGCGCACGACCATACCTTCACCGATGCCACGGATTCCACGCGCCTGATCAGCTTTATTCAGAAAGTGAAGGCCTCCGGTGAATACCGGATCGCATTGCTGAACCACTACCCTGGTTTGGAAAACTAA
- a CDS encoding hydrogen peroxide-inducible genes activator, translating to MTLTQLEYIVAVDTYRHFATAAEHCYVTQPTLSMQIQKLEHELGIKIFDRSKQPVVATDIGEEVIIQARKILNESKLLEQIVSDRKGLLQGELKLGIIPTLAPYLLPLFIPQFTKKYPSVKLKISDLTTYQIIEQLRNGRLDAGLLVTPLNDAGIREYPLFYEEMVAYVSRSSAAFKKTYVLPDDLDGSKLWLLEEGHCFRTQIMNLCELKKQSAHSVSFEYEAGSIETLRKMVEINSGVTVLPELATLDLSAKQMSLLRHFKSPAPMREVSLVIHRDFVKRRLIEVLREEILAGLPAKIKKNGAKRVVPVMK from the coding sequence ATGACACTCACGCAACTGGAATATATCGTAGCCGTGGACACTTACCGCCATTTCGCCACGGCGGCGGAACATTGTTATGTGACGCAACCCACGCTCAGTATGCAGATACAGAAACTGGAGCACGAACTTGGCATTAAGATATTCGACAGAAGCAAACAACCCGTGGTGGCCACGGATATCGGGGAAGAAGTGATTATACAGGCACGGAAAATCCTCAATGAAAGTAAGCTCCTGGAACAGATCGTAAGCGACAGGAAAGGGTTGTTGCAGGGAGAACTGAAACTAGGGATCATTCCTACGCTCGCGCCCTATCTCCTCCCCCTGTTCATTCCCCAGTTCACTAAAAAATACCCCTCCGTAAAGCTCAAAATATCTGACCTCACCACCTACCAGATCATTGAGCAGCTTCGCAACGGCAGACTGGACGCCGGGTTACTGGTGACACCGCTCAACGATGCCGGAATCAGGGAATACCCGCTGTTCTACGAGGAAATGGTCGCTTACGTTTCCCGCTCCAGCGCGGCTTTCAAAAAAACCTATGTACTGCCCGACGATTTAGACGGCTCCAAACTCTGGTTGCTGGAAGAAGGACATTGCTTCCGCACACAAATTATGAACCTCTGTGAATTGAAGAAACAATCGGCCCACAGTGTAAGTTTCGAATATGAAGCAGGCAGTATTGAAACCCTCCGCAAAATGGTGGAGATCAACAGCGGGGTCACTGTTCTGCCCGAACTCGCCACACTGGACCTTTCCGCCAAACAAATGAGCTTGCTGCGGCATTTCAAATCGCCGGCCCCCATGCGGGAAGTAAGCCTGGTGATCCACCGGGATTTCGTGAAAAGAAGGCTTATTGAAGTGCTGCGGGAAGAAATTCTGGCCGGGTTGCCCGCGAAGATCAAAAAGAACGGGGCGAAACGGGTGGTGCCGGTAATGAAGTAG
- a CDS encoding TlpA disulfide reductase family protein: MKKLLAAALLVFPGTSLLAQQPTYSALTILPEEPTPGSTITVNYNPKGTPLEKSKQVSLSYYTFGKKSVADDIVLKKSGSSWTGTFILPDSGDAFVLKPFSGKDVDGNDKKGYAFFVFEKPGTPLKDGYNSMSNIYSGMAWQTGIEPDSKKSAHYKHKFYEGSELKNMKKFSEKLDYLTYKKDTAGVFNLFSTMPADTSAKEQDYSQAAYLAGRMKNKPVAALLAEVQKLKYPDGMMVKQEVYKEYNAAKSVKDKLAVIEAFKKKYPGDATAEMMASNMQANLTMMIAKENGIDAAIANVPASSKGAALANTYNSIAWQNCLADKDIDKSAELSAKSLQIIQDEMRTMAAKPVNMPPSQYKQNLEQSYGMFSDTYAFLLHKQGKHKDALKYQEIAIQTNKDPEMLERYTLFLEKAGNPAKALKELEANVKAGNQTSAMKEQLKRLYEAKGKNDFDTYFTALAAEARKKKMEEIRKSMIDEAAPTFALNDVSGKKVSLNELKGKVVVVDFWATWCGPCIASFPAMNKAQNKYKDDPNVVFLFVNTWENNVEDKKKNVEDFMKGKPYAFNTILMDNESTMVSDFKVNGIPTKFVLDKNGRIRFKAVGFNGKEEETVEELSTMIELAGKS; encoded by the coding sequence ATGAAAAAACTCCTTGCGGCAGCGTTGCTCGTATTTCCGGGCACCTCCCTTCTTGCACAACAACCCACGTATTCAGCGCTTACCATTCTTCCTGAAGAGCCTACACCCGGCAGTACCATCACCGTCAATTACAATCCGAAAGGAACCCCGTTGGAAAAATCAAAACAAGTTTCGTTATCGTATTACACTTTTGGGAAGAAATCGGTAGCCGATGATATCGTACTGAAAAAAAGCGGTTCTTCCTGGACCGGAACCTTTATATTGCCCGATTCCGGTGACGCCTTCGTACTCAAACCCTTCAGCGGAAAGGATGTGGACGGCAACGATAAAAAAGGTTATGCCTTTTTTGTATTCGAAAAGCCCGGAACACCACTCAAAGATGGCTACAATTCAATGAGCAATATTTACAGCGGGATGGCCTGGCAAACTGGTATTGAACCCGACAGTAAAAAATCTGCGCATTACAAGCACAAATTCTATGAAGGTTCCGAGTTAAAAAACATGAAGAAATTCAGTGAAAAACTCGATTACCTCACGTATAAAAAAGATACAGCCGGCGTATTCAACCTGTTCAGCACCATGCCCGCCGATACTTCCGCGAAAGAGCAGGATTACAGCCAGGCCGCCTACCTTGCCGGCAGAATGAAGAACAAACCTGTTGCTGCATTGCTGGCCGAAGTACAGAAACTGAAGTACCCCGATGGCATGATGGTCAAACAGGAAGTGTATAAGGAGTACAATGCCGCCAAATCGGTAAAGGATAAGCTGGCTGTGATAGAAGCTTTCAAAAAGAAATATCCGGGAGACGCCACCGCGGAAATGATGGCTTCGAACATGCAGGCCAATCTTACCATGATGATCGCGAAAGAAAATGGTATCGATGCGGCAATAGCCAACGTTCCAGCTTCTTCAAAAGGCGCCGCGCTGGCCAATACGTACAACAGCATCGCCTGGCAGAATTGTCTCGCAGACAAAGACATTGATAAATCCGCTGAACTCTCTGCAAAATCTCTCCAGATTATACAGGATGAAATGCGCACCATGGCCGCCAAGCCGGTGAATATGCCGCCTTCTCAGTACAAACAAAACCTGGAGCAGAGCTATGGCATGTTTTCCGATACTTACGCGTTCCTCCTGCACAAACAGGGCAAACACAAAGACGCCCTGAAGTACCAGGAAATAGCCATTCAGACCAATAAAGACCCCGAAATGCTGGAGCGCTACACTTTGTTCCTTGAAAAAGCAGGCAATCCCGCAAAGGCATTGAAAGAACTGGAAGCCAATGTTAAAGCAGGCAACCAGACATCGGCGATGAAGGAGCAACTGAAACGCCTGTACGAAGCAAAAGGTAAGAACGATTTCGACACTTACTTCACCGCATTGGCAGCAGAAGCCAGGAAGAAAAAAATGGAAGAAATCCGCAAAAGTATGATCGACGAAGCAGCCCCCACTTTTGCACTAAATGATGTTTCCGGGAAAAAAGTAAGCCTGAATGAACTGAAAGGAAAAGTAGTGGTGGTGGATTTCTGGGCCACCTGGTGCGGCCCCTGCATCGCTTCTTTCCCCGCCATGAACAAAGCGCAGAACAAATACAAAGATGATCCTAACGTTGTTTTCCTTTTCGTGAACACCTGGGAAAACAATGTGGAAGATAAAAAGAAGAACGTGGAAGACTTTATGAAAGGCAAACCCTACGCTTTCAATACTATTCTCATGGACAATGAAAGCACGATGGTATCCGACTTTAAAGTAAACGGCATTCCTACGAAATTCGTACTGGATAAAAACGGCAGAATCCGTTTCAAAGCGGTTGGCTTCAACGGTAAAGAAGAAGAAACTGTAGAGGAGCTTTCCACCATGATAGAACTGGCAGGAAAATCATAA